The Helianthus annuus cultivar XRQ/B chromosome 11, HanXRQr2.0-SUNRISE, whole genome shotgun sequence region ccagcctagctaccatccttggtctattatttgttgcatcaacagatACTATTCTTAGACGGCTTTGTCAATCAGAGAAATCCCTTCACATTTAGGCATTCTATTAAGAATGGACCTTAACTCCCATGGCACTTCTTTTAGATCCTAATGTAGGAGTTACATTTCCAAAGAAAAAAGATCCTAATGTAGGAGTTACATTTCCAAAGAAAGCTTGAAACTTGAAAGTATACAAAAGATGGACTCTGATGAAAAATAGAGGAGAGCTACTATTCACCAGTATGAGATTTTCTCGTACGTTACTGGTCAAAATATCAAGTAAAATGCATCATCAAGTAGTACTGCGAAACCAATCacttttgtagaataacttaaaaAACTGTAATAGAGGAAGTACACCGTCAATCATGTGGTAATTCTAGCAAATACTcaatgttgatcagttctgtaaGTATATAATGTAAAAATGTAAAAGTAATACTTGTTACAACATTCAGGCCAGCAGGGAATTTAGAAAGAAAGCAGCCATAAAGTTAGACATGTCAGTTAGCTTGATCTAGTTCCCGTTTAGGATGTATATGATTGATGGCAGTTCCGAGTTCATAAGGGTGAAGAACTTGTGATTATGGAGAAAGAGGAGGTTGAGAATATTGTGTGATGTTATTGTGAATGTCTAACTATTGGCTCATGTGGATCCCACCTTAAAAACAGATGATTGAAAGCCAAAATAGTTCTACAATCACTTGATCCTTCAATAACAGTGTTTGGATTCATTCTCCTCCCAATGACAAAGGCATTAAACAACTGCTGCTTCCTAAGGTCTGCTACAAGCTAAAGTCTGATGGTTCACAAGGTCTGTCAAAGTAAACCGCTGATGAAGACCAAAGTCTGCTGGAAGCaaaggtctgatcaccctttgaataTAGAAGACAAAGTCTGCTGAAGAAGGTTTGCTAAGGCTTCAACAGAGGATAGAATTCTCATCAGAGGATAGAATCATCTGATGTTGTAATCAGTGTTTCcaatgtaacagtgtttagtaGTAGCAGATGTTAGAGGTTGTTATAGTTGTTAGATGTCATTGTCTAGGTGGCGTCAGTATAGATTCCACAGTGGTTTCcattgtactataaatagaacagtgcatgTACTGTTCTATTGATCACTTCACACACTTGACATTTTGTACGAGCAAACTGAGTGATCTAAGgctgggggggggggtttgtaTTCATGCATACGTGAATCATTGTAttttcaatcattcaacttaaagTATTCATGATGAAAGAAAATCTCTCATTGTTTGTGATCTAAAGTTTACTTTCATTCCGATGCAAATTATTTCATCTTTTTATCATCTTTCattatttcattttaaacattcacaaacaattcaaactcagatcctaacaattggtatcagagcataagTCAATCAAATTCGATTTAACAATGATATAAATGATCAGCTCAATTCATTGATATCATTTGTTCGTAGGAAGTTGAAAACAGAGTTGAAAGTTTAATCACGTTCAAAGTAGTTTAAGCGGAACTTTGTAAAACAACCAAAATGTCTCAAAACACACAAGATCCTCATAACACTGGCACCCTGTATAAACCACCTATGCTTGTCAGATCTGAGTATAATATCTGGCAACGTAGGATGGGTCATGTACTTGCACAACAAAACACCGGTTGCTGGAAATCTGTTATCTTCGGACCACACGTTTCGATGGTGCCGAGTGCAGAAGATCCCAAGGTCCAAGTACTTAAGAAACCTGAAAATTACTCTGAGCAGGATTTCAGAAAATTGAGTTAGATGCTAAAGCATGCGGTATAGTTGCTACAACACTACCCACCGATATCTATGCTGGCTTGTTGCATTGTAACAATGCAAAAGAGTTATGGGATGCACTAAAATTGCAATTCGGTGGTACATCAGAGGTCATTGAGAATAACAGAGAAGTGTTGAGCCAACAATATGAAACGTTTTGTCATGTCAAAGGAGAGTCATTAATGTAACACcttgtaaaatcgtgtccaataatgTTAAGACACATGTCCTGAACCCTAATGAAATCAAATTTTGAGTATTAAGGACTAAAGTTGTCAAACAGTGAAAAGATGTATgtggagggactaaaagcgtcaatatgcAAAACCtatgcctctgaatgaccttttacgGTATTCGTATACATTAATAATCCACACGTTGGATTTACAAAACCGTTTGAGAAATGAATAGAAAGTTTATGAAATAGAGGGTTAAAAGcgttaacatgtttaattatacctctgagtgacctttttacGAACCCAGAGCTTAACGGTGTTTTATTATACTTCCAAGAATACTTGAAACTTAATTTTAAGGGCTAAAAGTGCTAAAAAATAAAAGTTATTACGAGTTAAGAAgcacagggactgaaactgccaaACTTTAAACAAGTTTGGCTGTGTTTGGGGCGATTCGCGGGGCGCGACCCACGTGGTCACCTGGGTCGCGGGGTGCGAGAAAGTGTGCTGGGCAGAAAGTTATGGACAGGTGCCTTGTTCTTCCTTGATGCCCAAACAAACCGCCATGCACACTCTAGTTTCGCAACAAGGAGCTTGTAGATGGTTTTTAAAAACCTCTAGGACACCTGGAATGATCAGGGATGATCCCTAACACCTGGCTTCATCTTGTGAGATCAtgaattagtataaataggggcCTTGTGTGCCTTAAATCCTTGCTCATTTAAAAATTCACTTCTTCCTCACTTGTTCCTGCTTCTTGGAGCTTCCTGGTCATAAGGAGACTCCTCTAAGTTCAAATTTTCGAGCTAGGACATTTTGTAAGTGTCCCTAGCCTCTGCTCTTCAGTTTTTAAGGTTTTAAaagccgaaagtcaaagtttttgataaaaggctttgactttcggtttagacctgAACGGCCCAGCCATTGTTCGAGGCGaatatggctacgtgatcgtaattaggcaGGTGTTAATctctcaaaagggcacctcctaattatcacgtttacttggttaattgtcgggtcaaagttattaaaaataaagtcaaacgggtcagtttTGAAAATAATTCAAATCTGATAATGTAGAGGTtataaaatgtgttttatcactttaataacttggtaaatattattagaaCATGTATAAACATGTTCAACCCAACATTTCCAGGTTtaagctcggttcgcaaccgaaagtcgcaaaacttgacttttgctttgactttcagttttgaccAGAATTAGCATAGTTTCTTTATGTCTTAAGcttcctttgtgaccatattatgttgtagtataaccctctgaggttatattacaTGGTCACCTAGTAATCTGAGTTCATTTACTTATTTCCGTTATTATGCTTAATATCGACTAATATGCGCTTTTGtttaaaaacaaggtttttaatatAAATGAGCATGCAAATGAACTAAGTACTGATTAATAAACATATTTAACATATTTTGACATTTAAATTCTAGTCATAAACTATGTTTACATATATAATCGTAATCTATGCTttttaaaatgactaaaattCCCTTTTACATGCAAATTGAGTTTTAAACATAAATTCTTgacaaaactcattacctactattGTGATATCATAATTAAGATGATTTGGGATGTCAAGTCAGATTACTTACTGAGTTTATGCACATGTTCTTGCATAATGTTATtaaatgacgataatgccctttttatACTTAAAATGGGTTTTAAACATAATGTACAtgcaaaactttttgctactgatatgttatgataaataaaatattttgactATTCAAAGCTGGTCATAATCTCATAATTACTTAAACATCGAAAAAATCGTCATTTATCGACTTTTACGAcatttaggtgcatagtatggttttaaactaTATATAGCACccaagacttattacctactaattttataaaccattttaaATCTTTTTACAGTAGGTATGAATCATGAACTCAGAATCCCAAATAAGTCCTTATAAttatgtgtgaaatgaccaaaatacctaTACGGtacatagtttggccataaagcATAAACCACACATATATTTGATATCCTACTGTTAATATatcataaattaaatatttttacagaatgtttaTGACCTTGGCATCAGATTACTTGCTAGCTCCTTATATAAATCattaaatgactaaaatgcccttacagggcttaatttgattttaaaacctATATGGGCATACATGTTGATATCCTACTATTTtcataacatattttaagcataataacatatgaaacttgtatatgactcatcCAGTTACCCGTTAATGCTTATACGCGTTCGGTTCgacttatgtgactagtttgcataaattaaccgaaacgggtttaaccttattatttaaacctcaaaatccagaatgtatttagtttacccatattttacaagtcttcatacttgttgggtctaaataacattcaattccggtcatcgcttaatctagcatATTATACCGTAAACTGTTCTTTAAGCTAACCGGTCTAAGTATACGACCTAAATaggacccgttagcattctaataggttaatattACCATCATTCCAGATTAGAGCctcccggtaaaagctaccttaACGAGTCTAAGTGAATCATGCGGCTGAGTAGTTAACTCTTGCTTTTAAAAGTCAAAGTTataactcaggtaaatacttttaacttattttctcttatacgggcttgggatacggtaaattattaccgcttggtcgggtatgggaacACTTAGCAAGATTGTGGTTAACAAATCTGCATAAGCCGTTTTAACTTGTTTTGTTtaataacttaaacattgggggttaacacGAGCATGTCCTCGATATCCTCAGCTCATTTAATTGCaagtggccacgacctatgcacggggtgtaggcatgtACCTGACAGATGAAAATGTTAATATATTATACCCACAaggttggggataactcctttgtgggtttatAAAAGTGGTGTGTCGCTTAATCATGTCTTGGTTTCTATACTGGGCCTCATATGTATTGACAAATATGTAATACTGTGTACAAAATGAAAATTcttaattgtcccaagttataaaagatttttcgTGCCTTATGCACCTAAACCAATTTTTGAAACATTTTTCAAATGTgttagttaattgtatttaccagtgtaaactgacgtattttcaaaagactaagtgacaggtactacacgaaattagGCTGGGAGCTGCTCGGTGTCTaatagaggatcttgcaagtCCTTAAGATGCCTTAAAGTCTGCTAAACAtcgttttatatattatttagatccgcctgtggatcagTTTCTACAACCGTCCgtataattattattttgaacTTTAAACATTCGATTTGTAATAATAATTTCCttccaagccttccgctgtgctataacTGTGTTtaattgtctatgatgatatcaactacgtcacgatactccccaccaggcccacGGATTATGTggaaaatatcggggtgtgacaaataaccCAAAAGTTTGAAAGGTTTAATTGTCTAATTAGTGAGCTAAAACTGGTTAATGTAGAATATGCTGATTCAACTTTGAATAGTAGGTTCCTTATATCTTTACCAGAAAAATGGGATACAATAGCCTTTGATACTAGAAACTCTGTGGGTTTTAAGGAGATAAGTTTGACTCAACTTCATGGTAGGCTCCTCACTTATGAGAGAGAGCTTAACgagaaaaagaagttacaagAGTTAGGAAAAGTGGCTGATGACTACTCTTTTGGTAGTACAACAcattttggtcaggaagaatcatCTGGTGggagtaaggatcagagttatgatcatttcaTTGACATAACATCTGGTGGAGCATTCAACTCTGATTCTTACTCACACAACTATGCTTTCACAACAAATAGGGAAAACCAGATCTTTGACTACTTGTCATTTGAATTAAATGACTTTCAACATTTTGACCCCACCGATCTGGAAGAAATGGACATTTTACATCAACCTGCCTTGTTGAGTGTGAGAACAAgcaagttttacaaaagaagtGGTAGGAAGTttccagggttgcatgggaacttaaaagttgggttggataaatcgaagaTTAAGTGTTATAAATGTAATAGGCTtggtcactttgctagggaatgtacgAGCCAAAACAGTGGTCCTATAATTACCCACCCCAGTCCATGACCTCAAAACACCCAAAACACTGTTCATTATTCCCAATATACCCCTACTCCTCGAATTCAAAACACTGCTCTTTTTGCACACCCTGTAAACACTGTTCCTGTCAAgtatgtccaaaccactgttccTAAAATTCAATatgttgattttgaaaaaaaccGGGTTTGGCTCAAATTTAGCAAATATCGTGGCTGCAAAGTATAACAACTCTCCTAAAACCCTTAACATGCCCTAAAATGCCTATATTATACCCCGTATATGAAAAATAACCTTAATATacctttatattaataaaaatcaaataaaaacaaatatacCAAGTCCTCATGGGCAGCGACCCGGTCAAACCAGGCCGTCGCAGGGTGCGACAGCGTGACACCAGGCCGAACCCTGGTCCGCCACGTGTCCGATTACACGGCTAAGCTATACCGTTGAGTCGACCAAGCTAGGACCTACCCTaggtctctcgcgggccgcgtaaggttgaGGGCAGGTGTTCGCGGGCCACGATCCGTTGTCTGATCTGTGCTATAAAAGGGGGGCTCAGGCTCAGTTTAACAACATTCAATTCTTTTCTTACTCTAAAGTCCCTACAATAGCAATAGTTTTGCTCGATATAATACCCCTAAAAAGTGAAGCTctacctcgttgtaagtattataactcCCGGTTATGTATTAGTTACTATACCCGATTGATCtcgggctccgtaacgcatgtcaagggtctgcctgactcagtcgttggagttctgtctttGGGATATGGCTAATGTAAactgggttatcttactaacacgtgtgcattatttaattttaatagattataactaGGAAGTCACCAGAAAGCAGTATTATTATCTAAAATAGCAAAGTGAGTACATTCTCCTTTCGTAAATCTTTTTGTGAGTATATTCAccttttgtaaatctttttgtgagtACATTCTccttttgtaaatctttttgtgagtcattctctttttataccaaacttgtttaccaaaacctcaattgttttacattatgataacagtgattgagtctatgtattctacaattactgtcggATGTTggagttttgtatacattacttgttactaTACTATgaatagtagcatgaccacaagtcaggattgacagtaccgtgggtggtaattgggtagataaaaacattgtaaaCGCTCTCAACACTGTAAAGATATAAAagtttgttttgattaaactggaatGCACTCGCcaatatttcttgctgataaaactttttaaaacgcgtttcaggtaacttaatgtgaagctaatagaaagccagctggagagcactcaAGGCTTGGATaaatggctataaaagttacctaaataagaaagaagttttatttcaataaattagggtttatccctataaacatattgtaatggaaacttgggtttttcccatgtatttattatttataaaagtgtggtgttttaactctgataaactatttcctaactacggacCTGATgttaatttccgctgccaaatttataaacaccgataccaccagctcTGTGTGCTGCTCGCGACCGCCCGCCCCTTGGGGCAAGGAGTCGGGGTTGCGacaggaggtggtatcagagctacagccattGGTTtaagccacagaagtgttcttcTGACACCAAGATTTTTATCAgttatgttaggaaataatctatgtgattatgtgtatatatgtatattattgttttatgttatttgacaatctgttagtttacagttTGAGTTAGCAAGGTACTTCTGACGCTTACCGTCATCTAGCTAGTTCCCCCAAGAGGGAAGGAACTTCATCACAGCCTACTCatcggggtattctgctgataTTGAAGAAGGAATCTTCATCTTTAAGGCGCAATCCGAGGAACCATTTCCTtcgaaaaagagaggatggtttagTAGGGGAGCCCATGAGAGGAGAAAGCGGATGAGATAGTTACAACAACAGAGAGCTTTAGCAGCAACCAATAGGGAAGTAAATGCCCAAACCCAAGAAGCAGTTAATAGACAGTTGGCAAACTTTCATATGCTAGCCACCAATGCAGCAGATCCAAACCTTGATCAGATAGTTGCACCACAACCATTGCCATTATTTCCAACCCAACCAATGAAGATAGAACTTAAACAAGGAAACCAATTACCTATACCAGCATTTGATCCTAACGAGATACCTAGAATCCCAGCACCTAATCCTTTAGCGTATGATCCATGCGAAGATGACCATAGGGAATATCAAGAACTCTATCACAGGAAGAAGCAATAACAAATCCCATAGCACAGTATACCAACCTTAATCCTTTAGATCCGTCATGGAATGACGACCCGTATTTTCAGAGTGTTAAATGACCCGTACCCATATAGAGAACCTATACCTCGATACCCTGACCCAGTACCCGCACCACTGCCACCCATGAGTGAAGAGAATGTGTAGGAACTCCGCACATATGGTGAGGAATTAGTAGAAGAAGGAGAGAGGATAGAACAAATAGGAGAAAAGCTTGTGTGGAAATATGACGAGCGAGAAATGCAGTTCTGGAGGAACTAcccctaataataataatatatagacatatatatatatatataaatgtgtgtaGTTGAAAAAAATCTAAAATAGATAACCTAATACCTATCGATGCATAACTATTAAGTGTGTTTAAATTTCAGTTGTAggttgtaatatatatatatatatatatatatatatatatatatatatatatatatatatatacacacactagtgggaatgcccgcgcgttgcggcgggtgtCCTAACTGATATAAGATTCAATTATGATGTCCATTACAAATGTTGACGTTACACAATCCGTATGACATTTTTCGCCTTGTAGTAAATTTATATATCCAAAAAAACCAGCTCGACAACTTTGTTCGTCCCTTCGCTGAGCCTTCTTCATGAACAAGCCACCACCAATCATTTCTGATCCACGTCTGCATTTAACTGAAAAAAAGAAACCATTAATAATCTAGATTAATAAAAACACTACATTTATATATAAACGTTAGCAGGTCAACCCAACTCAACCTGCACAAAAATCTACCCATTTTGCTTGTTATCCAACCCACCTAACAGGTCCGTTTTGCCGTCTCTAGTTTCAAGACTGAAAGATAACAGTAGTGCTAATCCATGCTTTAAGAGAACTGACCTTAACCATAACCATGTCATCACTGACACATTGTTGAAGGCATGGAAGAAACCTTtatggcaaacgggtcgggtcgggtcgggtcatgggtcaaaatgggttcgggtcaaaatgggttaattaaaaaaatggttattttggttcgggtcgaaacgggtttgGGTCAGAACGGGTTTAGGATTGGGTCGAGTCGGGTtggttaaaaaaatgtttttaacaaGAGCATTAATAAACTTTTGCCCTTTACAGCCAAAGACACTGAGAGAGATAACAAGAGCATTATTTATAGGCTTATAGCCAAATACACCATATGCTTCTAATATTCCCTTCATGCATAAGTTCCAGCCTTAATGAACACTGCAAAAATGAGTTAAACTTTAaaaacaaattcaaaattcaaGAATAACAGAAGTGTAAATTTGAAGTTTAAAGTTCAAACATACGTGGAGCAGTCGGTGCTAGGGCTGATCTTATAAGGGATGTTGACACCGCACTTCCCCGGGAGGTCGCTTGCAAAGCCGAGATTAATGCCCGAGTTGGAGGCATACACACTCTTTAAGCATCCGCAGGCAGTCTGACGGTCAGGAGTCAACTTTGCAGCATTATTGAGTCCTTTAACTCCACCACAACAAGCCGGTGGCACAGGACCCCTTTCATTAGGTACCCTAAGCATGGCGCCAAGGTGCTGACCACCTGGCGCCAAGGtcggtcgggtcatgggtcaaaacgggttct contains the following coding sequences:
- the LOC110863966 gene encoding non-specific lipid-transfer protein-like: MTRPTLAPGGQHLGAMLRVPNERGPVPPACCGGVKGLNNAAKLTPDRQTACGCLKSVYASNSGINLGFASDLPGKCGVNIPYKISPSTDCSTVH